In the genome of Candidatus Microbacterium phytovorans, one region contains:
- the glnA gene encoding type I glutamate--ammonia ligase encodes MDKQRDFVLRTIEERGVKFVRLWFTDVIGTLKSVAIAPAEVEGAFTEGLGFDGSAIEGLTRSYESDLLAHPDPTTFQTLPWRGEIDPTARMFCDITTPDGQPAVADPRHVLKRTLAKAADAGFTFYTHPEIEFYLLKSSTYGPEGPEPVDSAGYFDNVPGGTAHDFRRRSVRMLEDLGISVEYSHHEGGPGQNEIDLRYADALATADNIMTFRTVVKEVAIEQGVYATFMPKPLSGHPGSGMHTHMSLFEGDVNAFYEEGAQYQLSLTGRRFIAGLLRHANEIAAVTNQFVNSYKRLWGGDEAPSFICWGHNNRSALVRVPMYKPKKGQSTRVEYRALDSAANPYLAYALMLAAGLKGIEEEYELPPEAEDNVWSLTDAERRALGYEALPASLDHALEYMEESELVAETLGEQVFNYVLLNKRREWQEYRAQVTPFELKSNLEML; translated from the coding sequence ATGGACAAGCAGCGGGACTTCGTACTGCGCACGATCGAGGAGCGCGGAGTCAAGTTCGTGCGCCTCTGGTTCACGGATGTGATCGGAACCCTCAAGTCGGTCGCGATCGCGCCCGCCGAGGTGGAGGGCGCCTTCACCGAGGGACTCGGTTTCGACGGGTCGGCCATCGAGGGCCTTACCCGCTCGTACGAGTCCGACCTGCTCGCGCATCCGGATCCGACGACGTTCCAGACCCTGCCGTGGCGCGGTGAGATCGATCCCACCGCACGCATGTTCTGCGACATCACCACACCCGACGGGCAGCCGGCGGTCGCCGACCCTCGGCACGTCCTCAAGCGCACCTTGGCGAAGGCCGCCGATGCCGGCTTCACCTTCTACACGCATCCCGAGATCGAGTTCTATCTGCTGAAGTCGTCGACCTACGGGCCCGAAGGTCCGGAGCCCGTCGACTCCGCCGGCTACTTCGACAACGTGCCCGGTGGCACGGCACACGACTTCCGCCGACGCTCGGTGCGCATGCTCGAAGACCTCGGGATCTCGGTGGAGTACAGCCACCACGAGGGCGGCCCCGGGCAGAACGAGATCGATCTCCGCTACGCCGACGCACTGGCCACCGCGGACAACATCATGACCTTCCGCACCGTCGTGAAGGAGGTCGCGATCGAACAGGGCGTCTACGCCACGTTCATGCCGAAGCCGTTGAGCGGTCATCCCGGCAGCGGCATGCACACGCACATGTCCCTGTTCGAGGGCGACGTCAACGCGTTCTACGAGGAGGGCGCGCAGTACCAGCTCTCCCTCACAGGGCGCCGCTTCATCGCCGGACTCCTGCGGCACGCGAACGAGATCGCCGCCGTCACGAACCAGTTCGTCAACTCCTACAAGCGGCTCTGGGGCGGAGACGAAGCGCCCAGCTTCATCTGCTGGGGTCACAACAACCGCTCCGCGCTCGTGCGCGTGCCCATGTACAAGCCGAAGAAGGGGCAGTCGACGCGGGTCGAGTACCGGGCCCTCGACTCCGCCGCCAACCCTTACCTGGCGTATGCCCTCATGCTCGCCGCCGGTCTGAAGGGGATCGAAGAGGAGTACGAGCTGCCGCCCGAGGCCGAGGACAACGTCTGGTCGTTGACGGATGCCGAGCGCCGCGCGCTGGGCTACGAAGCGCTCCCTGCGAGCCTCGATCACGCGCTCGAGTACATGGAGGAGTCGGAACTGGTGGCCGAGACGCTCGGCGAGCAGGTCTTCAACTACGTGCTGCTCAACAAGCGCCGCGAGTGGCAGGAGTACCGCGCGCAGGTCACGCCCTTCGAGTTGAAGAGCAACCTGGAGATGCTCTAG
- a CDS encoding SPOR domain-containing protein, whose product MTGDDQKFWYNLRTGEVERGFESPSVDRAGPFETAEEAARAPQVMAERSRAWADEEAREDDWSTPRSGSVSTDGEGDQGR is encoded by the coding sequence ATGACCGGAGACGACCAGAAGTTCTGGTACAACCTGCGCACCGGCGAAGTGGAGCGCGGATTCGAGTCGCCCTCCGTCGACCGTGCGGGGCCGTTCGAGACCGCCGAAGAGGCCGCTCGCGCCCCCCAGGTGATGGCAGAGCGCTCACGCGCCTGGGCGGACGAGGAGGCGCGCGAGGACGACTGGAGCACTCCCCGATCCGGCTCCGTGTCGACGGACGGCGAGGGCGATCAGGGCCGATAG
- a CDS encoding ROK family protein: protein MATKTTRAVGVDIGGTGIKGAIVDLAAGTLLTDRIKVATPAGAEPDDVLDAVRVVLDRLEVRDENVPLGVAFPAIVKRGRTLSAANVSDAWIGFEAEHFFEEGLGREIHFANDADVAGVAELRYGAAREQAGLSILTTLGTGIGTAMIHDGVLIPNSELGHLQRAGHKKDAEAWTAYSAMERDELSWEKWAERLQWYYRHLEFLLSPDLFIVGGGVSKHADQFLPLLDLSTPIVPAVHRNNAGIIGAAALAVA, encoded by the coding sequence ATGGCGACCAAAACGACCCGCGCTGTCGGGGTGGACATCGGCGGCACGGGGATCAAGGGAGCGATCGTCGACCTCGCGGCCGGCACCTTGCTCACCGATCGGATCAAGGTGGCCACGCCCGCCGGAGCGGAGCCGGACGACGTGCTCGACGCCGTCCGGGTCGTGCTCGATCGTCTCGAGGTGCGAGATGAGAACGTCCCGCTGGGGGTCGCGTTTCCGGCGATCGTGAAGCGGGGGCGCACCCTGTCGGCCGCGAACGTCTCGGATGCGTGGATCGGGTTCGAAGCCGAGCACTTCTTCGAGGAAGGACTCGGCCGCGAGATCCACTTCGCCAATGATGCGGACGTGGCCGGCGTCGCGGAGCTGCGTTACGGCGCGGCGCGGGAACAGGCCGGACTCTCGATTCTGACGACGCTGGGAACCGGCATCGGCACCGCCATGATCCACGACGGCGTGCTCATCCCGAACTCGGAGCTCGGTCACCTGCAGCGCGCCGGGCACAAGAAGGATGCCGAGGCCTGGACGGCGTACTCCGCCATGGAGCGCGACGAACTGAGCTGGGAGAAGTGGGCGGAGCGCCTGCAGTGGTACTACCGTCACCTGGAGTTCTTGCTGAGCCCCGACTTGTTCATCGTCGGCGGTGGCGTATCCAAGCATGCCGACCAGTTCTTGCCGCTGCTCGACCTGAGCACGCCGATCGTGCCCGCCGTGCACCGCAACAACGCCGGAATCATCGGAGCCGCTGCGCTCGCGGTCGCCTGA
- a CDS encoding LPXTG cell wall anchor domain-containing protein, translated as MKKSVFARALFAGILLLSLPTAAHAATEDDGYTPGVDGSLTLAGSEVAGVCDNDVPWIEYSVVLTDTNNKSTSHTASLVLSNGSQSTTIQLGALDADGHLDGRILWPGASIAADGTPTGWPGWAFVDGSWVETNDNFAWTRGDISAKVVVNPEIAVALSYPPSSPYCSARPDITGEPAGVDSEVLAVTGSDFDALPFVVGGGAVLLVGAGLLVAGRRRRTN; from the coding sequence ATGAAGAAATCAGTGTTCGCACGCGCGCTTTTCGCGGGGATTCTGCTGTTGTCGCTGCCGACCGCAGCGCACGCCGCAACCGAGGACGACGGCTACACGCCGGGCGTCGACGGCAGCTTGACGCTTGCCGGCTCGGAGGTCGCGGGCGTCTGCGACAACGATGTGCCGTGGATCGAGTACTCGGTGGTTCTCACCGATACCAACAACAAGTCGACGAGCCACACCGCGAGCCTCGTGCTCTCGAACGGTTCGCAGTCGACGACGATCCAGCTCGGCGCGCTGGATGCCGACGGTCACCTCGACGGCCGCATCCTGTGGCCCGGAGCCTCGATCGCCGCTGACGGCACGCCGACCGGATGGCCGGGCTGGGCATTCGTCGACGGCTCGTGGGTCGAGACGAACGACAACTTCGCGTGGACCCGTGGGGACATCTCGGCGAAGGTCGTCGTCAACCCGGAGATCGCGGTGGCGCTCAGCTACCCGCCGAGCAGCCCGTACTGCAGCGCCCGCCCCGACATCACGGGTGAGCCCGCCGGTGTCGACAGCGAGGTGCTCGCGGTGACGGGCTCCGACTTCGACGCGCTGCCCTTCGTGGTCGGCGGCGGAGCGGTGCTCCTCGTCGGCGCGGGACTGCTGGTTGCCGGCCGGCGTCGTCGCACCAACTGA
- a CDS encoding DUF4012 domain-containing protein produces MGQASPDPTRRRRRRIVGWTVAGLLVILVGVGVWVTSRVLVVRDELAGVAQLQQRAEKALEDGDVDTLGDVVSEFDRRADSAQAAASDPFWRAAEMVPGLGENLHAARVVTTQLHRIALDVADPVLALTEQLTDGELLSDGAIDVALVSSAAAPLDEARTTLRDVQSVVDGIPRDGLIGEVASGVDDVSGMLSSVGAAVSGLADLSDVLPGMLGADEPRRILVMLQNNAELRSGGGITGSFAELVADGGKIELTRQADSSEFRRTKTEILPVPASTTALYGDIVGRYVQNTTTTPDFDLSARLASTWWEGLTGHRPDVVVSIDPLVLRSLLAITGPITLEDGKVLQRDGFISRVLIAPYLHREPKEQTVFFQDLTDRFFRSVLSSSAPPAAWITALRAPIDQGRISVWSDDEREADVIARSPFAGALERHRRAGGDAFMVYLNDATGAKMDSSLRVELGAVSGSCRADERTEVAVQVRLTNDAPADAGEKWPFSMTGSGRWGVTAGHIATAIAVAAPAGWFAGGTTVDAEQVVSVDVEDGGFPTSATEVELAPGESALIEVRFVAPELGEVSPRLLHTPLLFPPDELPVRELTCG; encoded by the coding sequence ATGGGTCAGGCATCGCCTGATCCGACTCGTCGTCGCCGACGCAGGATCGTCGGGTGGACCGTTGCCGGTCTCCTCGTCATCCTCGTCGGCGTCGGCGTGTGGGTGACGTCGCGCGTGCTCGTCGTTCGCGACGAGCTCGCGGGGGTCGCCCAGCTGCAGCAGCGCGCGGAGAAGGCTCTCGAGGACGGCGACGTCGACACGCTGGGCGATGTGGTCTCCGAGTTCGACCGTCGGGCGGACTCCGCTCAGGCGGCTGCCTCCGATCCCTTCTGGCGCGCGGCGGAGATGGTGCCCGGTCTGGGAGAGAACCTTCACGCCGCGCGCGTCGTCACGACGCAGCTGCACCGCATCGCCCTCGACGTGGCCGATCCGGTCCTGGCGCTCACCGAACAGCTCACCGACGGGGAACTTCTCTCCGATGGCGCGATCGACGTGGCGCTGGTGTCGTCGGCCGCTGCACCGCTCGACGAGGCTCGGACCACGCTGCGAGACGTGCAGTCGGTGGTGGACGGCATCCCGCGGGATGGTCTCATCGGTGAGGTGGCGAGCGGCGTCGACGACGTCAGCGGAATGCTGAGCTCTGTCGGGGCCGCCGTGAGCGGTCTCGCCGACCTCAGCGACGTCCTCCCGGGCATGCTGGGAGCCGACGAACCGCGCCGCATCCTCGTGATGCTGCAGAACAATGCCGAGCTGCGCTCCGGGGGTGGGATCACGGGGTCGTTCGCCGAACTCGTCGCCGACGGGGGGAAGATCGAACTCACGAGGCAGGCTGACTCCAGCGAGTTCCGTCGGACCAAGACGGAGATCCTGCCGGTTCCGGCGTCCACGACCGCCCTCTACGGCGACATCGTCGGGCGATACGTGCAGAACACCACGACGACACCCGATTTCGACCTGTCTGCCCGACTGGCATCCACGTGGTGGGAAGGGCTGACCGGCCACCGACCGGACGTCGTCGTGTCGATCGATCCGCTCGTGCTGCGCTCCCTTCTGGCCATCACCGGTCCGATCACGCTCGAGGACGGGAAGGTGCTCCAGCGCGACGGCTTCATCTCCCGTGTCCTCATCGCGCCGTACCTGCATCGCGAGCCGAAGGAGCAGACGGTCTTCTTCCAGGACCTCACGGATCGCTTCTTCCGCAGCGTGCTGTCGAGTTCGGCCCCGCCCGCGGCATGGATCACGGCGCTGCGCGCGCCCATCGATCAGGGCCGCATCTCCGTGTGGAGCGACGATGAACGTGAGGCGGATGTCATCGCCCGCTCCCCCTTCGCCGGAGCACTCGAGCGACACCGCCGCGCGGGTGGCGATGCCTTCATGGTGTATCTCAACGATGCGACCGGCGCCAAGATGGACAGCAGTCTGCGCGTCGAACTCGGCGCGGTGTCCGGATCGTGCCGCGCCGACGAACGCACCGAGGTCGCCGTGCAGGTTCGACTCACGAATGATGCCCCCGCCGACGCCGGCGAGAAGTGGCCCTTCAGCATGACCGGCAGCGGACGCTGGGGAGTGACCGCGGGTCACATCGCGACGGCGATCGCCGTCGCGGCGCCGGCGGGATGGTTCGCCGGCGGGACGACCGTCGATGCAGAGCAGGTCGTGTCGGTCGACGTGGAGGACGGCGGCTTCCCGACGAGCGCGACCGAAGTCGAGCTCGCTCCGGGAGAGTCCGCGCTCATCGAGGTGCGCTTCGTCGCCCCCGAGTTGGGCGAGGTCTCGCCTCGGCTCCTGCACACGCCCTTGCTGTTCCCGCCTGACGAACTGCCCGTGCGCGAGCTCACGTGCGGGTGA
- a CDS encoding bifunctional 3'-5' exonuclease/DNA polymerase: MTTGGPAWTLVAGQEASDLTLIEVTATGEEISRRKVPRRELPGVIASHSTAHRWIWSDTARWYPSLLAEGVSVSRCHDLRLSHAILHGSALVTDAADLRAAVSWSHAPAADETASDTLFGLEEKGGTPEHPDEVLLEFRRQQRAVASSTHPDRLRLLLAAESAGALIAAELHAAGVPWDAATHERILTEMLGSRPAGGGLPTRVQACADEVRAALGDPHASLDSQPKLLRALHRAGVAARSTSKWELAEFDHPVIEPLLAYKRMTRLLSANGWAWLAEWAPDGRFRPVYVPGGVVTGRWASSGGGALQLPRQLRAAVRADPGWTLVVADVAQLEPRVLAAMSRDTALADAARGVDLYEGIVAGGVVSTRQEAKIAVLGAMYGATTGDSGRLVPALRRAYPRAMALVDDAARQGEDGGIVTTWLGRSSPPPSEGWRALQARATDAEAQAGDDAAARRSGRDRGRFTRNFVVQGTAAEWALAWLADLRTRLVDLPLVDTASAATASGPLFSRRAHLAFFLHDEIIVHAPADQAGLVAAAVRASAERATELLFGGFPIDFPLDLRISADAAKD, from the coding sequence ATGACGACGGGCGGACCGGCGTGGACCCTCGTCGCCGGCCAGGAGGCCTCCGACCTCACCCTCATCGAGGTGACCGCGACCGGCGAGGAGATCTCGCGCCGGAAGGTGCCGCGTCGCGAGCTCCCCGGGGTCATCGCCTCCCACTCGACGGCTCACCGTTGGATATGGTCGGACACCGCGCGCTGGTATCCGTCGCTGCTGGCGGAAGGCGTGTCCGTATCGCGCTGTCATGACCTGCGCCTGAGCCACGCCATCCTGCACGGGAGTGCTCTCGTCACGGATGCCGCCGACCTCCGTGCGGCCGTGTCGTGGTCACATGCGCCCGCCGCCGACGAGACCGCGAGTGACACCCTGTTCGGGCTGGAGGAGAAGGGGGGCACCCCTGAGCACCCCGACGAGGTCCTCCTCGAATTCCGCCGCCAGCAGCGCGCCGTCGCGTCGTCCACGCATCCCGACCGACTCCGGCTCCTCCTTGCCGCCGAGTCGGCTGGCGCATTGATCGCCGCGGAACTCCACGCCGCCGGCGTTCCATGGGACGCTGCGACCCACGAGCGCATCCTCACCGAGATGCTCGGGTCACGACCGGCCGGAGGAGGCCTCCCGACCCGCGTGCAGGCGTGCGCCGACGAGGTGCGTGCCGCGCTGGGCGACCCGCACGCGAGCCTCGACTCCCAGCCGAAGCTGCTCCGCGCGCTCCACCGCGCGGGGGTGGCCGCGCGTTCCACGAGCAAGTGGGAGCTCGCGGAGTTCGACCACCCCGTGATCGAACCGCTGCTGGCGTACAAGCGGATGACACGCCTTCTCAGCGCCAATGGCTGGGCGTGGCTGGCGGAGTGGGCACCGGACGGGAGATTCCGTCCCGTATACGTTCCCGGCGGCGTCGTCACGGGCCGTTGGGCATCATCGGGCGGCGGAGCGCTGCAGCTTCCGCGCCAACTGCGAGCCGCCGTCCGCGCCGATCCCGGTTGGACGCTGGTCGTCGCCGACGTGGCGCAACTCGAGCCTCGCGTGTTGGCGGCCATGTCGCGCGACACCGCACTCGCCGACGCGGCGCGCGGCGTCGATCTGTACGAAGGGATCGTCGCCGGAGGCGTCGTGTCCACCCGGCAGGAGGCGAAGATCGCCGTGCTGGGCGCGATGTACGGTGCGACTACGGGCGACAGCGGCCGCCTCGTCCCCGCGCTGCGCCGCGCCTACCCGAGAGCGATGGCGTTGGTCGACGACGCCGCACGCCAGGGGGAGGACGGCGGGATCGTCACGACCTGGCTGGGACGCTCGAGCCCTCCTCCGTCCGAGGGATGGCGCGCGCTGCAGGCGCGGGCGACGGATGCCGAAGCGCAGGCGGGCGATGACGCGGCTGCGCGACGGTCAGGACGTGACCGCGGTCGCTTCACCCGCAACTTCGTCGTGCAGGGGACGGCCGCCGAGTGGGCCCTGGCGTGGCTGGCGGACCTGCGCACACGGCTGGTCGACCTGCCGCTGGTGGACACCGCTTCAGCGGCCACGGCATCCGGCCCGCTGTTCTCCCGGCGCGCTCATCTGGCGTTCTTCCTCCACGACGAGATCATCGTGCACGCACCGGCCGACCAGGCCGGTCTCGTCGCCGCGGCGGTACGCGCGAGCGCTGAACGGGCTACCGAGCTGCTCTTCGGGGGCTTCCCGATCGACTTTCCGCTCGACCTGCGGATTTCCGCCGACGCCGCCAAGGACTGA
- a CDS encoding C4-type zinc ribbon domain-containing protein — protein MKARPEDQLRLVDLAALDATVRAADHARRNPEQAARVQELLAQRQTQSTELTRLLGVRDDIAAELSRVESDVAVVDARAARDAERLTAVTNPKDAQGLEHEIASLAKRKSDLEDAELELMERLDLAASDVAAQETLIATTNDEGARLSAAAKADVAAATARGEAAGRDRSALASSLPEDLLALYEKLAVRGTGAALLRQRTCEGCRMVLAGTDLHTLRQAADDDVVTCPECGCILVRTDESGL, from the coding sequence GTGAAAGCGCGCCCCGAAGACCAGCTCCGCCTCGTCGACCTTGCCGCCCTCGATGCGACCGTGCGAGCTGCCGATCACGCCCGGCGCAACCCGGAGCAGGCCGCTCGAGTGCAGGAGCTCCTCGCGCAGCGCCAGACCCAGTCGACCGAGCTCACGCGGCTCCTCGGTGTCCGCGACGACATCGCGGCCGAACTCTCTCGCGTCGAGTCCGACGTGGCCGTGGTCGATGCCCGCGCCGCCCGAGACGCGGAACGTCTGACAGCGGTCACCAACCCGAAGGACGCCCAGGGCCTCGAGCATGAGATCGCATCGCTCGCGAAGCGCAAGAGCGACCTCGAGGACGCCGAACTGGAACTGATGGAGCGGCTCGACCTCGCGGCGAGCGACGTCGCGGCCCAGGAGACGCTCATCGCCACGACGAACGACGAAGGCGCGCGCCTGAGTGCGGCAGCAAAGGCCGACGTCGCCGCCGCGACGGCACGAGGGGAAGCCGCCGGCCGCGACCGGTCGGCGCTGGCATCCTCGTTGCCGGAGGATCTCCTCGCCCTGTACGAGAAGCTCGCCGTGCGAGGCACGGGCGCCGCACTCCTGCGCCAACGCACGTGCGAAGGATGCCGCATGGTGCTCGCCGGCACCGATCTCCACACCCTTCGCCAGGCAGCCGACGACGACGTGGTGACGTGCCCCGAGTGCGGATGCATCCTCGTGCGCACCGACGAGTCCGGCCTGTGA
- a CDS encoding amino acid permease, whose translation MSVMRTKSVERSIADTEEPEFRLKKSLSAFDLTVFGVGVVIGAGIFTLTGRVAHEVAGPAIVISFVVAAIACGLAAMCYAEFASTVPVSGSAYTFSYASLGELLAWIIGWDLILEMFLGAGVVAQGWSAYLGVLLDQLGMPIPAEIGYGGIVDVMAIVLVLVLGALMTYGIRESMRVNLVLVAVKLFIVLFVIVAGILFVNPANYSPFVPDPAPREAVTGLTQPLLQFLSGIEPTAFGLGGIFAGAALVFFAYIGFDVVATTAEETKRPQRDLPIGIIASLIICTALYCVVALVVTGMVPYQDLDPAAALANAFVHHGQAWMATVISAGAVAGLTTVVLTLLIGATRIIFAMSRDGLLPVRLAKVHPTRRTPWVISIIVTVVVAVVAGVTPVGVLEEMVNIGTLSAFVLVSIGVIVLRRTRPDLPRGFRVPWSPVLPAISAAVCTYLMLNLTVETWLRFLVWLAIGFVVYFAYSRRHSRLGKDEGLYLNPAEPKIVGRED comes from the coding sequence ATGAGCGTGATGCGCACGAAGTCGGTAGAGCGGTCCATCGCCGACACCGAGGAGCCGGAGTTCCGGCTCAAGAAGTCTCTGTCCGCCTTCGACCTCACGGTCTTCGGCGTCGGCGTCGTGATCGGCGCCGGCATCTTCACCCTCACGGGACGTGTCGCCCACGAGGTGGCGGGGCCGGCGATCGTCATCAGTTTCGTCGTGGCCGCTATCGCGTGCGGACTCGCGGCGATGTGCTACGCGGAGTTCGCGTCGACAGTTCCCGTGTCCGGTTCGGCCTACACCTTCTCCTACGCGTCGCTCGGTGAGCTCCTGGCGTGGATCATCGGTTGGGACCTCATCCTCGAGATGTTCCTGGGGGCGGGGGTCGTCGCGCAGGGATGGAGCGCGTACCTCGGAGTCCTGCTGGACCAACTCGGGATGCCGATACCCGCCGAGATCGGCTACGGCGGCATCGTGGATGTGATGGCCATCGTGCTCGTGCTCGTGCTGGGCGCACTCATGACCTACGGCATCCGCGAGTCGATGCGGGTCAATCTGGTCCTCGTCGCCGTCAAGCTCTTCATCGTGCTGTTCGTGATCGTCGCCGGCATCCTCTTCGTCAACCCCGCGAACTACTCGCCCTTCGTCCCTGACCCTGCGCCGCGGGAGGCGGTCACAGGGCTCACCCAGCCGCTGCTGCAGTTCCTGTCGGGCATCGAACCCACGGCGTTCGGGCTGGGAGGGATCTTCGCCGGCGCCGCGCTCGTGTTCTTCGCCTACATCGGCTTCGACGTGGTCGCCACGACAGCCGAGGAGACGAAGCGCCCGCAGCGGGATCTTCCCATCGGGATCATCGCTTCACTGATCATCTGCACGGCTCTGTACTGCGTCGTCGCTCTCGTCGTGACGGGCATGGTGCCCTACCAGGATCTCGATCCGGCTGCTGCCCTGGCTAACGCCTTCGTCCACCACGGACAGGCCTGGATGGCGACCGTGATCTCTGCAGGCGCGGTGGCGGGCCTCACGACGGTCGTACTGACCCTCCTCATCGGCGCGACCCGGATCATCTTCGCCATGTCGCGTGACGGGCTGCTGCCGGTGCGACTCGCGAAGGTCCACCCGACCCGCCGCACACCCTGGGTCATCTCGATCATCGTGACCGTGGTCGTCGCCGTCGTCGCCGGCGTCACACCGGTCGGCGTCCTCGAGGAGATGGTCAACATCGGCACGCTGTCGGCGTTCGTGCTCGTCTCGATCGGCGTCATCGTGCTGCGTCGGACCCGGCCCGATCTGCCGCGCGGATTCCGGGTGCCCTGGAGCCCTGTGCTCCCCGCCATCTCGGCCGCAGTGTGCACCTACCTGATGCTGAACTTGACGGTCGAGACCTGGCTGCGGTTCCTCGTGTGGCTCGCGATCGGATTCGTCGTCTACTTCGCCTACTCGCGGCGGCACTCGCGCCTGGGCAAGGACGAGGGGCTCTACCTCAACCCGGCCGAGCCGAAGATCGTCGGGCGCGAAGACTGA